The sequence ttaaaaaaaatcaatacgttctatgctagaggatttttttttgccttttttattgagagaagaagggaaatgtggggtttgagtatattaccatcagcgtgtgattatacctgagcgtgtcgatcagtgcgcagcaagccatgactcgtcctcttctggtcagacctccgtggcgtgcacacgcacccacggagagctgctgtcacaacaattcgctccggccatttggggccacacaccatgctgcattcttctcttcaactaactgctcacattcgtcgtcataccagtcgtttctctgatccggagccaccgtgcctagtgcagcggttgcggtgcttccaatggcggatcgaatatctctccagccatcttcaagagatgctgcgcctagctgctcttccgttgggagtgccacttccagctgctgcgcgtagtcttgggctagtctaccgtattgtagccgcccaatgtttagccgcggcggacgactccgacgcgtgttgatcaccgtcgagagttttgagcgcagacatactgcaacgaggtagtggtcggattcaatattcgcactgcggtaagtgcgtacgttcgtgatgtcggagaagaatttaccgtcgattagaacgtggtcgatttggttttccgttacttgattaggtgatttccatgtggccttgtggatattcttgcgggggaagaaagtgcttcggactaccattccgcgggaggctgccatgtttatgcatcgttgaccgttgtcgttcgatacggtatgcagactatccggtccgatgaccggtctatacatttcctccctccctacctgagcgttcatgtcgaagtgaaccatattgttaatataatatatttggtgTTTGTATCCATTCATCGATGGCAACGGTATTTTGCGAGTTGGTGGCAGGCTTAAAAATTCGGAGCTACCTTACGACATGAAGGATCCGATCATCTTACCGAAGCTGCATCGCTACACTGCACTTTTGATCGAGAAGGTTCATCTTGAAAATCTTCACTGCGGCACTAGCTTACTGATTGCATCCTTGAATCAACGCTTCTGGATTCTCGGCTGTAGCTCAATAATACGGCAGGTGATTCAAAACTGTGTCCGTTGTAACTTCCTCAAGGGACATACAGCAACCTAGCTAATGGGAAACCTTCCATCGATTCGTACAACAGCAGTAACAAGAGCGTTCACGCACATTGGTGTGGACTACGCAGGGCCAATCCTGATTAAACCAAACAACCAGTTTTCATATGCCTGTCGTCGAAAGCCGTCCACCTTGAAGCAGCAGGAGATCTTTCAACTAACACGTTCCTCAACGCTTTGAAATCGCTTTGTATCACGACGTGGCTTGTGCAACGAGATGTGGTCAGACAACGGCACGAACTTTGTCGGTGCTGACAGTCAGCTGAATGCTAATTCTGACATCGAATACAGCAAGGAGTTAAAGGAGGTCTACGAACTGCTGCAATCAGGATTACACAATGAAGCAGTTGGATACTTTCTTGCAAACAAGGGTATTGCATGGAACTTTATCACCCCATTCTCGCCGCACAAAGGAGGTATACGGGAAGCTTTGGTGAGAAGTACCAAGAAGCATCTACGAGCTGTCATTGGCAAGGCACCTCTTACCTTTGAGGAATTGATTACCGT comes from Armigeres subalbatus isolate Guangzhou_Male chromosome 2, GZ_Asu_2, whole genome shotgun sequence and encodes:
- the LOC134209140 gene encoding uncharacterized protein LOC134209140; the encoded protein is MWSDNGTNFVGADSQLNANSDIEYSKELKEVYELLQSGLHNEAVGYFLANKGIAWNFITPFSPHKGGIREALVRSTKKHLRAVIGKAPLTFEELITVLCQTEACLNSRPLCAVSKFHDSTEALTPGHFIIGQALNLIPIPVVHHIPENRLDKYQKLQRHTTDIWRLVNSAIA